The Rhododendron vialii isolate Sample 1 chromosome 6a, ASM3025357v1 genome includes a window with the following:
- the LOC131329669 gene encoding uncharacterized protein LOC131329669 isoform X1, with translation MGGFSTGSPLNQPVTMDEPMIDTELNELRNDEERVVQLEGNLLELNEYPTDSVHIHEGTEFPECGQKKDDSVTNELDPFIGQRFRSEEEAFICYRQYAYRNGFSVRKDRSFVKNEEVRRRDFCCQREGKPPVKLFDPSKEQRNRKSVKCGCKARMRITLRKSGDMFPQEWHVTEFVKEHNHERLTPTGVRFLPEIRKNTKEDEDGFLLLEGLSEDSVSNEFDPFIGQCFLSEEEAFICYKQYASRNGFSIRKDRTFKKNEELRRRDFCCQCHGKRPLKLLDPSKGQRNRKSIKCGCRARMRITWRKSFDIFPQEWQITEFVKEHTHDLLTPTEVWFPPVNQKIKEEDEARILSLKEEGHSVGQIVRVMQLEKYLNHDYLPFFEKDVCDLVTRIKGKDGVNDATDLLKHCEAAKAENCEFRYAFTIDEERKLEHLFWSPAHSFDWYQKCGDVVVFDTTHKINAYEMPFGIFVGVNNNGKTILFGCALLRNKTTSAFQWLMKTFVSLMKKQPKTILTDQDPRMTEAIAKEFSSTKHSFCIWHITSKFSGWFMGVLRRNYPCWCADFDKLYHLDTPEEFEYQWSRVVTKYNLHSNKHVAGLYEIKHFWVPAYLRDHFFGGMITTGRSESINAFIKRFTSSHTNLEQFVRQNNACLNARDELQNAALCPAETVLYTSTVVKVLLQLWCCVKVILDLFILAFDSYKGFIIQDPSALEHTVQNDSCINGRDELQNAALGPASKVVKKLEEDLQMQGLKLKWHENNIKNFESQICRLEASIRDMQVSLGTYESSSAPLMEAEDYTRMESEEETVDHIIKHEKSAAGILCSLKSSHGSQASHLLLTKDVLGIVAQLGKVDDDNLSRLLAEYLGIETMLAIVCKTCDSVKGLETYEKDGSITKSSGIHGLGISIGRKLDGRFLVICLENLRPYSGEFICDDPQHRLDLLKPRLPNGEPPPGFLGFAVNMINIDNDNLFCVTANGHGLREILFYNLFSGLQVYRTRTDMLHALPCIRSGAISLDGGIIKTTGMFSLGNRENIAVKFPKSCGTSNLRANYFETARRITEMKWDKERRLEDMQRERVLLDHTRYNFDIKKKELLKFIAGSSSYVTQHQIQARRLTPT, from the exons ATGGGGGGTTTTAGCACTGGGAGCCCTCTGAACCAACCAGT GACAATGGATGAACCAATGATTGATACCGAGTTAAACGAGCTTCGTAATGATGAAGAAAGGGTTGTGCAATTAGAAGGAAATTTACTGGAGTTGAATGAGTACCCAACAGATTCAGTGCACATCCATGAAGGTACAGAATTTCCTGAATGTGGGCAAAAGAAAGATGATTCAGTTACAAATGAATTGGATCCTTTTATTGGTCAACGTTTTCGTAGTGAAGAAGAAGCTTTCATTTGCTACAGACAATATGCATATAGGAATGGATTTTCAGTTCGGAAAGATCGATCTTttgtaaaaaatgaagaagtAAGAAGACGTGACTTTTGTTGTCAACGTGAAGGAAAACCTCCTGTGAAACTATTTGATCCATCCAAGGAACAACGAAATAGAAAATCGGTAAAATGTGGATGCAAAGCTCGGATGCGTATCACTTTAAGGAAATCCGGGGATATGTTTCCTCAAGAATGGCATGTCACAGAGTTTGTTAAAGAGCACAACCATGAACGGTTGACTCCCACGGGAGTTCGGTTTCTTccagaaattagaaaaaatactAAGGAGGATGAAGATGGTTTTCTTTTATTAGAAGGCCTTTCGGAAGACTCCGTTAGCAATGAATTCGATCCTTTTATTGGTCAATGTTTTCTTAGTGAAGAAGAAGCTTTTATTTGCTACAAACAATATGCAAGTAGGAATGGATTTTCAATTCGTAAAGATCgcacattcaaaaaaaatgaagaattaaGAAGACGTGACTTTTGTTGTCAATGTCATGGAAAACGTCCTTTGAAACTTCTAGATCCATCCAAGGGACAACGAAACAGAAAATCTATAAAATGTGGATGCAGAGCTCGGATGCGTATCACTTGGAGAAAATCATTCGATATTTTTCCTCAAGAATGGCAGATCACAGAGTTTGTTAAAGAACACACCCATGACCTGTTGACTCCTACAGAAGTTTGGTTTCCTCCcgtaaatcaaaaaattaaagaggAGGATGAAGCTCGTATTCTTTCACTAAAAGAAGAAGGCCATTCGGTTGGACAAATAGTGCGTGTCATgcaacttgaaaaatatttgaatcaTGACTATCTTCCATTCTTCGAGAAAGATGTTTGCGACCTTGTTACTAGAATAAAAGGGAAGGATGGAGTCAATGATGCAACTGATCTTTTAAAACATTGTGAAGCTGCAAAAGCAGAAAATTGTGAGTTTCGATATGCTTTTACAATAGACGAAGAAAGAAAGTTGGAGCATCTTTTTTGGTCTCCAGCCCACTCTTTTGATTGGTACCAAAAATGCGGGGATGTTGTTGTGTTTGATACTACTCACAAGATCAATGCATATGAAATGCCTTTTGGCATTTTTGTGGGAGTCAATAACAATGGGAAGACAATATTGTTTGGATGTGCACTTCTCCGAAACAAGACTACAAGTGCTTTTCAGTGGTTGATGAAG ACATTTGTATCTTTGATGAAGAAACAACCAAAGACCATCCTAACTGATCAAGATCCAAGGATGACTGAAGCAATTGCAAAAGAGTTTTCATCAACAAAACATAGCTTTTGCATATGGCACATTACCAGTAAATTTAGTGGTTGGTTTATGGGTGTTCTTCGAAGAAACTATCCATGCTGGTGTGCTGATTTTGATAAGTTATATCACTTGGATACTCCAGAAGAGTTTGAGTATCAGTGGTCTCGAGTAGTTACGAAATATAATTTGCATAGCAACAAGCATGTTGCTGGTTTGTATGAAATTAAGCATTTTTGGGTGCCTGCTTACTTGCGTGATCATTTCTTTGGAGGGATGATAACGACGGGAAGATCAGAAAGTATAAATGCATTCATAAAGCGGTTCACTAGCTCTCATACGAATCTGGAACAATTTGTCAGACAG AACAATGCCTGTCTCAATGCAAGGGATGAATTGCAAAATGCAGCACTCTGTCCAGCAGAAACAGTGTTGTATACTTCTACGGTTGTTAAGGTTCTTTTACAACTGTGGTGCTGTGTCAAAGTAATTCTGGATTTGTTTATTTTGGCTTTCGATTCATACAAAGGCTTCATCATCCAGGATCCTTCAGCACTGGAGCATACTGTTCAGAATGATTCCTGTATTAATGGAAGGGATGAATTGCAAAATGCAGCACTCGGTCCTGCATCTAAGGTTGTCAAG AAGCTCGAGGAAGATCTACAAATGCAAGGTCTAAAATTAAAATGGcatgaaaataatatcaaaaatTTTGAGTCTCAGATATGCAGATTGGAGGCCTCCATTCGAGATATGCAAG TTAGTCTTGGGACATATGAATCGTCGAGTGCTCCATTGATGGAAGCTGAGGACTATACTCGCATGGAAAGTGAGGAGGAAACAGTAGACCATATCATAAAGCATGAAAAATCTGCAGCTGGCATTTTGTGCTCGCTGAAAAGTAGTCATGGTAGCCAAGCTTCTCATCTTCTGTTGACCAAGGATGTTCTGGGTATTGTTGCTCAACTTGGGAAAGTGGATGATGACAATCTCAGCAG GCTTCTCGCAGAGTACCTTGGGATAGAAACTATGTTGGCAATTGTCTGCAAGACTTGTGATTCTGTTAAAGGTCTGGAAACATATGAGAAAGATGGTTCTATAACTAAAAGTTCTGGTATTCACGGGCTTGGAATTTCTATAGGGAGGAAGTTGGATGGTCGTTTTCTCGTCATTTGTCTAGAGAATTTAAG ACCATATTCTGGCGAGTTTATATGTGATGACCCCCAACATAGGCTGGATCTTCTGAAGCCAAGATTACCAAATGGGGAACCTCCACCTGGCTTTCTTGGGTTTGCGGTGAATATGATCAACATTGATAATGACAACTTATTTTGTGTCACGGCCAATGGTCATGGCCTACGGGAGATTCTTTTCTATAACCTCTTCTCTGGTCTTCAAGTGTACAGAACAAGAACAGATATGCTACACGCTCTTCCTTGTATAAGAAGTGGAGCCATATCTTTAGACGGTGGGATAATAAAGACTACTGGCATGTTTTCCCTGGGAAACCG GGAAAACATAGCTGTAAAATTCCCGAAAAGCTGTGGAACGTCAAATCTACGTGCCAACTATTTTGAAACTGCAAGGCGGATAACAGAGATGAAATGGGACAAAGAGAGGAGGCTGGAAGACATGCAGAGGGAACGGGTCTTACTGGACCACACAAGGTACAATTTCGacataaagaaaaaagagcTTCTCAAGTTCATCGCAGGAAGCTCGTCATATGTGACTCAG CATCAGATTCAGGCAAGGCGATTGACTCCGACGTGA
- the LOC131329669 gene encoding protein FAR1-RELATED SEQUENCE 6-like isoform X8 — protein sequence MGGFSTGSPLNQPVTMDEPMIDTELNELRNDEERVVQLEGNLLELNEYPTDSVHIHEGTEFPECGQKKDDSVTNELDPFIGQRFRSEEEAFICYRQYAYRNGFSVRKDRSFVKNEEVRRRDFCCQREGKPPVKLFDPSKEQRNRKSVKCGCKARMRITLRKSGDMFPQEWHVTEFVKEHNHERLTPTGVRFLPEIRKNTKEDEDGFLLLEGLSEDSVSNEFDPFIGQCFLSEEEAFICYKQYASRNGFSIRKDRTFKKNEELRRRDFCCQCHGKRPLKLLDPSKGQRNRKSIKCGCRARMRITWRKSFDIFPQEWQITEFVKEHTHDLLTPTEVWFPPVNQKIKEEDEARILSLKEEGHSVGQIVRVMQLEKYLNHDYLPFFEKDVCDLVTRIKGKDGVNDATDLLKHCEAAKAENCEFRYAFTIDEERKLEHLFWSPAHSFDWYQKCGDVVVFDTTHKINAYEMPFGIFVGVNNNGKTILFGCALLRNKTTSAFQWLMKTFVSLMKKQPKTILTDQDPRMTEAIAKEFSSTKHSFCIWHITSKFSGWFMGVLRRNYPCWCADFDKLYHLDTPEEFEYQWSRVVTKYNLHSNKHVAGLYEIKHFWVPAYLRDHFFGGMITTGRSESINAFIKRFTSSHTNLEQFVRQDPSALEHTVQNDSCINGRDELQNAALGPASKVVKKLEEDLQMQGLKLKWHENNIKNFESQICRLEASIRDMQVSLGTYESSSAPLMEAEDYTRMESEEETVDHIIKHEKSAAGILCSLKSSHGSQASHLLLTKDVLGIVAQLGKVDDDNLSRLLAEYLGIETMLAIVCKTCDSVKGLETYEKDGSITKSSGIHGLGISIGRKLDGRFLVICLENLRPYSGEFICDDPQHRLDLLKPRLPNGEPPPGFLGFAVNMINIDNDNLFCVTANGHGLREILFYNLFSGLQVYRTRTDMLHALPCIRSGAISLDGGIIKTTGMFSLGNRENIAVKFPKSCGTSNLRANYFETARRITEMKWDKERRLEDMQRERVLLDHTRYNFDIKKKELLKFIAGSSSYVTQHQIQARRLTPT from the exons ATGGGGGGTTTTAGCACTGGGAGCCCTCTGAACCAACCAGT GACAATGGATGAACCAATGATTGATACCGAGTTAAACGAGCTTCGTAATGATGAAGAAAGGGTTGTGCAATTAGAAGGAAATTTACTGGAGTTGAATGAGTACCCAACAGATTCAGTGCACATCCATGAAGGTACAGAATTTCCTGAATGTGGGCAAAAGAAAGATGATTCAGTTACAAATGAATTGGATCCTTTTATTGGTCAACGTTTTCGTAGTGAAGAAGAAGCTTTCATTTGCTACAGACAATATGCATATAGGAATGGATTTTCAGTTCGGAAAGATCGATCTTttgtaaaaaatgaagaagtAAGAAGACGTGACTTTTGTTGTCAACGTGAAGGAAAACCTCCTGTGAAACTATTTGATCCATCCAAGGAACAACGAAATAGAAAATCGGTAAAATGTGGATGCAAAGCTCGGATGCGTATCACTTTAAGGAAATCCGGGGATATGTTTCCTCAAGAATGGCATGTCACAGAGTTTGTTAAAGAGCACAACCATGAACGGTTGACTCCCACGGGAGTTCGGTTTCTTccagaaattagaaaaaatactAAGGAGGATGAAGATGGTTTTCTTTTATTAGAAGGCCTTTCGGAAGACTCCGTTAGCAATGAATTCGATCCTTTTATTGGTCAATGTTTTCTTAGTGAAGAAGAAGCTTTTATTTGCTACAAACAATATGCAAGTAGGAATGGATTTTCAATTCGTAAAGATCgcacattcaaaaaaaatgaagaattaaGAAGACGTGACTTTTGTTGTCAATGTCATGGAAAACGTCCTTTGAAACTTCTAGATCCATCCAAGGGACAACGAAACAGAAAATCTATAAAATGTGGATGCAGAGCTCGGATGCGTATCACTTGGAGAAAATCATTCGATATTTTTCCTCAAGAATGGCAGATCACAGAGTTTGTTAAAGAACACACCCATGACCTGTTGACTCCTACAGAAGTTTGGTTTCCTCCcgtaaatcaaaaaattaaagaggAGGATGAAGCTCGTATTCTTTCACTAAAAGAAGAAGGCCATTCGGTTGGACAAATAGTGCGTGTCATgcaacttgaaaaatatttgaatcaTGACTATCTTCCATTCTTCGAGAAAGATGTTTGCGACCTTGTTACTAGAATAAAAGGGAAGGATGGAGTCAATGATGCAACTGATCTTTTAAAACATTGTGAAGCTGCAAAAGCAGAAAATTGTGAGTTTCGATATGCTTTTACAATAGACGAAGAAAGAAAGTTGGAGCATCTTTTTTGGTCTCCAGCCCACTCTTTTGATTGGTACCAAAAATGCGGGGATGTTGTTGTGTTTGATACTACTCACAAGATCAATGCATATGAAATGCCTTTTGGCATTTTTGTGGGAGTCAATAACAATGGGAAGACAATATTGTTTGGATGTGCACTTCTCCGAAACAAGACTACAAGTGCTTTTCAGTGGTTGATGAAG ACATTTGTATCTTTGATGAAGAAACAACCAAAGACCATCCTAACTGATCAAGATCCAAGGATGACTGAAGCAATTGCAAAAGAGTTTTCATCAACAAAACATAGCTTTTGCATATGGCACATTACCAGTAAATTTAGTGGTTGGTTTATGGGTGTTCTTCGAAGAAACTATCCATGCTGGTGTGCTGATTTTGATAAGTTATATCACTTGGATACTCCAGAAGAGTTTGAGTATCAGTGGTCTCGAGTAGTTACGAAATATAATTTGCATAGCAACAAGCATGTTGCTGGTTTGTATGAAATTAAGCATTTTTGGGTGCCTGCTTACTTGCGTGATCATTTCTTTGGAGGGATGATAACGACGGGAAGATCAGAAAGTATAAATGCATTCATAAAGCGGTTCACTAGCTCTCATACGAATCTGGAACAATTTGTCAGACAG GATCCTTCAGCACTGGAGCATACTGTTCAGAATGATTCCTGTATTAATGGAAGGGATGAATTGCAAAATGCAGCACTCGGTCCTGCATCTAAGGTTGTCAAG AAGCTCGAGGAAGATCTACAAATGCAAGGTCTAAAATTAAAATGGcatgaaaataatatcaaaaatTTTGAGTCTCAGATATGCAGATTGGAGGCCTCCATTCGAGATATGCAAG TTAGTCTTGGGACATATGAATCGTCGAGTGCTCCATTGATGGAAGCTGAGGACTATACTCGCATGGAAAGTGAGGAGGAAACAGTAGACCATATCATAAAGCATGAAAAATCTGCAGCTGGCATTTTGTGCTCGCTGAAAAGTAGTCATGGTAGCCAAGCTTCTCATCTTCTGTTGACCAAGGATGTTCTGGGTATTGTTGCTCAACTTGGGAAAGTGGATGATGACAATCTCAGCAG GCTTCTCGCAGAGTACCTTGGGATAGAAACTATGTTGGCAATTGTCTGCAAGACTTGTGATTCTGTTAAAGGTCTGGAAACATATGAGAAAGATGGTTCTATAACTAAAAGTTCTGGTATTCACGGGCTTGGAATTTCTATAGGGAGGAAGTTGGATGGTCGTTTTCTCGTCATTTGTCTAGAGAATTTAAG ACCATATTCTGGCGAGTTTATATGTGATGACCCCCAACATAGGCTGGATCTTCTGAAGCCAAGATTACCAAATGGGGAACCTCCACCTGGCTTTCTTGGGTTTGCGGTGAATATGATCAACATTGATAATGACAACTTATTTTGTGTCACGGCCAATGGTCATGGCCTACGGGAGATTCTTTTCTATAACCTCTTCTCTGGTCTTCAAGTGTACAGAACAAGAACAGATATGCTACACGCTCTTCCTTGTATAAGAAGTGGAGCCATATCTTTAGACGGTGGGATAATAAAGACTACTGGCATGTTTTCCCTGGGAAACCG GGAAAACATAGCTGTAAAATTCCCGAAAAGCTGTGGAACGTCAAATCTACGTGCCAACTATTTTGAAACTGCAAGGCGGATAACAGAGATGAAATGGGACAAAGAGAGGAGGCTGGAAGACATGCAGAGGGAACGGGTCTTACTGGACCACACAAGGTACAATTTCGacataaagaaaaaagagcTTCTCAAGTTCATCGCAGGAAGCTCGTCATATGTGACTCAG CATCAGATTCAGGCAAGGCGATTGACTCCGACGTGA
- the LOC131329669 gene encoding uncharacterized protein LOC131329669 isoform X3 codes for MGGFSTGSPLNQPVTMDEPMIDTELNELRNDEERVVQLEGNLLELNEYPTDSVHIHEGTEFPECGQKKDDSVTNELDPFIGQRFRSEEEAFICYRQYAYRNGFSVRKDRSFVKNEEVRRRDFCCQREGKPPVKLFDPSKEQRNRKSVKCGCKARMRITLRKSGDMFPQEWHVTEFVKEHNHERLTPTGVRFLPEIRKNTKEDEDGFLLLEGLSEDSVSNEFDPFIGQCFLSEEEAFICYKQYASRNGFSIRKDRTFKKNEELRRRDFCCQCHGKRPLKLLDPSKGQRNRKSIKCGCRARMRITWRKSFDIFPQEWQITEFVKEHTHDLLTPTEVWFPPVNQKIKEEDEARILSLKEEGHSVGQIVRVMQLEKYLNHDYLPFFEKDVCDLVTRIKGKDGVNDATDLLKHCEAAKAENCEFRYAFTIDEERKLEHLFWSPAHSFDWYQKCGDVVVFDTTHKINAYEMPFGIFVGVNNNGKTILFGCALLRNKTTSAFQWLMKTFVSLMKKQPKTILTDQDPRMTEAIAKEFSSTKHSFCIWHITSKFSGWFMGVLRRNYPCWCADFDKLYHLDTPEEFEYQWSRVVTKYNLHSNKHVAGLYEIKHFWVPAYLRDHFFGGMITTGRSESINAFIKRFTSSHTNLEQFVRQNNACLNARDELQNAALCPAETVLYTSTVVKVLLQLWCCVKVILDLFILAFDSYKGFIIQDPSALEHTVQNDSCINGRDELQNAALGPASKKLEEDLQMQGLKLKWHENNIKNFESQICRLEASIRDMQVSLGTYESSSAPLMEAEDYTRMESEEETVDHIIKHEKSAAGILCSLKSSHGSQASHLLLTKDVLGIVAQLGKVDDDNLSRLLAEYLGIETMLAIVCKTCDSVKGLETYEKDGSITKSSGIHGLGISIGRKLDGRFLVICLENLRPYSGEFICDDPQHRLDLLKPRLPNGEPPPGFLGFAVNMINIDNDNLFCVTANGHGLREILFYNLFSGLQVYRTRTDMLHALPCIRSGAISLDGGIIKTTGMFSLGNRENIAVKFPKSCGTSNLRANYFETARRITEMKWDKERRLEDMQRERVLLDHTRYNFDIKKKELLKFIAGSSSYVTQHQIQARRLTPT; via the exons ATGGGGGGTTTTAGCACTGGGAGCCCTCTGAACCAACCAGT GACAATGGATGAACCAATGATTGATACCGAGTTAAACGAGCTTCGTAATGATGAAGAAAGGGTTGTGCAATTAGAAGGAAATTTACTGGAGTTGAATGAGTACCCAACAGATTCAGTGCACATCCATGAAGGTACAGAATTTCCTGAATGTGGGCAAAAGAAAGATGATTCAGTTACAAATGAATTGGATCCTTTTATTGGTCAACGTTTTCGTAGTGAAGAAGAAGCTTTCATTTGCTACAGACAATATGCATATAGGAATGGATTTTCAGTTCGGAAAGATCGATCTTttgtaaaaaatgaagaagtAAGAAGACGTGACTTTTGTTGTCAACGTGAAGGAAAACCTCCTGTGAAACTATTTGATCCATCCAAGGAACAACGAAATAGAAAATCGGTAAAATGTGGATGCAAAGCTCGGATGCGTATCACTTTAAGGAAATCCGGGGATATGTTTCCTCAAGAATGGCATGTCACAGAGTTTGTTAAAGAGCACAACCATGAACGGTTGACTCCCACGGGAGTTCGGTTTCTTccagaaattagaaaaaatactAAGGAGGATGAAGATGGTTTTCTTTTATTAGAAGGCCTTTCGGAAGACTCCGTTAGCAATGAATTCGATCCTTTTATTGGTCAATGTTTTCTTAGTGAAGAAGAAGCTTTTATTTGCTACAAACAATATGCAAGTAGGAATGGATTTTCAATTCGTAAAGATCgcacattcaaaaaaaatgaagaattaaGAAGACGTGACTTTTGTTGTCAATGTCATGGAAAACGTCCTTTGAAACTTCTAGATCCATCCAAGGGACAACGAAACAGAAAATCTATAAAATGTGGATGCAGAGCTCGGATGCGTATCACTTGGAGAAAATCATTCGATATTTTTCCTCAAGAATGGCAGATCACAGAGTTTGTTAAAGAACACACCCATGACCTGTTGACTCCTACAGAAGTTTGGTTTCCTCCcgtaaatcaaaaaattaaagaggAGGATGAAGCTCGTATTCTTTCACTAAAAGAAGAAGGCCATTCGGTTGGACAAATAGTGCGTGTCATgcaacttgaaaaatatttgaatcaTGACTATCTTCCATTCTTCGAGAAAGATGTTTGCGACCTTGTTACTAGAATAAAAGGGAAGGATGGAGTCAATGATGCAACTGATCTTTTAAAACATTGTGAAGCTGCAAAAGCAGAAAATTGTGAGTTTCGATATGCTTTTACAATAGACGAAGAAAGAAAGTTGGAGCATCTTTTTTGGTCTCCAGCCCACTCTTTTGATTGGTACCAAAAATGCGGGGATGTTGTTGTGTTTGATACTACTCACAAGATCAATGCATATGAAATGCCTTTTGGCATTTTTGTGGGAGTCAATAACAATGGGAAGACAATATTGTTTGGATGTGCACTTCTCCGAAACAAGACTACAAGTGCTTTTCAGTGGTTGATGAAG ACATTTGTATCTTTGATGAAGAAACAACCAAAGACCATCCTAACTGATCAAGATCCAAGGATGACTGAAGCAATTGCAAAAGAGTTTTCATCAACAAAACATAGCTTTTGCATATGGCACATTACCAGTAAATTTAGTGGTTGGTTTATGGGTGTTCTTCGAAGAAACTATCCATGCTGGTGTGCTGATTTTGATAAGTTATATCACTTGGATACTCCAGAAGAGTTTGAGTATCAGTGGTCTCGAGTAGTTACGAAATATAATTTGCATAGCAACAAGCATGTTGCTGGTTTGTATGAAATTAAGCATTTTTGGGTGCCTGCTTACTTGCGTGATCATTTCTTTGGAGGGATGATAACGACGGGAAGATCAGAAAGTATAAATGCATTCATAAAGCGGTTCACTAGCTCTCATACGAATCTGGAACAATTTGTCAGACAG AACAATGCCTGTCTCAATGCAAGGGATGAATTGCAAAATGCAGCACTCTGTCCAGCAGAAACAGTGTTGTATACTTCTACGGTTGTTAAGGTTCTTTTACAACTGTGGTGCTGTGTCAAAGTAATTCTGGATTTGTTTATTTTGGCTTTCGATTCATACAAAGGCTTCATCATCCAGGATCCTTCAGCACTGGAGCATACTGTTCAGAATGATTCCTGTATTAATGGAAGGGATGAATTGCAAAATGCAGCACTCGGTCCTGCATCTAAG AAGCTCGAGGAAGATCTACAAATGCAAGGTCTAAAATTAAAATGGcatgaaaataatatcaaaaatTTTGAGTCTCAGATATGCAGATTGGAGGCCTCCATTCGAGATATGCAAG TTAGTCTTGGGACATATGAATCGTCGAGTGCTCCATTGATGGAAGCTGAGGACTATACTCGCATGGAAAGTGAGGAGGAAACAGTAGACCATATCATAAAGCATGAAAAATCTGCAGCTGGCATTTTGTGCTCGCTGAAAAGTAGTCATGGTAGCCAAGCTTCTCATCTTCTGTTGACCAAGGATGTTCTGGGTATTGTTGCTCAACTTGGGAAAGTGGATGATGACAATCTCAGCAG GCTTCTCGCAGAGTACCTTGGGATAGAAACTATGTTGGCAATTGTCTGCAAGACTTGTGATTCTGTTAAAGGTCTGGAAACATATGAGAAAGATGGTTCTATAACTAAAAGTTCTGGTATTCACGGGCTTGGAATTTCTATAGGGAGGAAGTTGGATGGTCGTTTTCTCGTCATTTGTCTAGAGAATTTAAG ACCATATTCTGGCGAGTTTATATGTGATGACCCCCAACATAGGCTGGATCTTCTGAAGCCAAGATTACCAAATGGGGAACCTCCACCTGGCTTTCTTGGGTTTGCGGTGAATATGATCAACATTGATAATGACAACTTATTTTGTGTCACGGCCAATGGTCATGGCCTACGGGAGATTCTTTTCTATAACCTCTTCTCTGGTCTTCAAGTGTACAGAACAAGAACAGATATGCTACACGCTCTTCCTTGTATAAGAAGTGGAGCCATATCTTTAGACGGTGGGATAATAAAGACTACTGGCATGTTTTCCCTGGGAAACCG GGAAAACATAGCTGTAAAATTCCCGAAAAGCTGTGGAACGTCAAATCTACGTGCCAACTATTTTGAAACTGCAAGGCGGATAACAGAGATGAAATGGGACAAAGAGAGGAGGCTGGAAGACATGCAGAGGGAACGGGTCTTACTGGACCACACAAGGTACAATTTCGacataaagaaaaaagagcTTCTCAAGTTCATCGCAGGAAGCTCGTCATATGTGACTCAG CATCAGATTCAGGCAAGGCGATTGACTCCGACGTGA